A genome region from Methanofollis sp. includes the following:
- a CDS encoding DUF2070 family protein yields MNDTDTGSDVRMAGLSRYIFTAPSWPRSLGIIIILGLLIDAASFRAGWVHPFFGTLAFTLPAVLATLLTRPLIRSRGKMITWNRSALLAAAGTVFAIIITVLPVVVGYADLLPLSFAIAMGFVFAIRLLVMAAIADYRLSRVFLPALPQSALGIIFASIPFGPGYLVLGVVLHLVFGFGCLLFVWFVERPLNKAFHISAFNFINTFIEHMTDGSKSMEDFFKEIGEEVSVPQATLAFRREGKKEILFTVPNVHPGPMGEIGGSMLTRSIHDAFEEEVLTAHGCSTHDFNLVSESEAEKIISAMRQSLDGARYASFAGRSYRTGSGSVEVLCQPLGDALLMVSTRWPQKTEDLDFAIGMTVMAEAHCHFAHCAFVDAHNCMAEVASPVHLGSAVGNDYLAAAGKGITEAAGRAVHSFRAGVGRVVLPFTREQGIGDIGVQALVVECAGQKTAYILFDGNNTVEALRPAVFEAVRGLVDECEVMTSDSHSVNTISGKNPVGLRVPPETLAPYAAEAVRAAVDDLAEAKVAAATGWCQDVLVFGSNRISELASTVNAMLIFIPPLSLAVLLVAFLLSVLAYVVIG; encoded by the coding sequence ATGAACGACACAGATACGGGCAGCGACGTGAGGATGGCCGGGCTCTCCCGGTACATCTTCACTGCCCCGTCATGGCCCAGGTCCCTCGGGATCATCATTATCCTCGGTCTCCTCATCGATGCGGCCAGTTTCAGGGCCGGCTGGGTCCACCCCTTCTTCGGAACCCTTGCATTCACCCTCCCGGCGGTCCTGGCGACTCTCCTCACCAGGCCCCTGATCCGGAGCAGGGGAAAGATGATCACCTGGAACCGTTCCGCCCTGCTTGCCGCGGCAGGGACGGTCTTTGCGATCATCATCACGGTGCTGCCGGTCGTCGTCGGATACGCCGACCTGCTCCCCCTCTCCTTCGCGATAGCGATGGGCTTTGTCTTCGCGATCAGGCTGCTTGTCATGGCGGCGATTGCCGACTACCGCCTGTCCCGCGTCTTTCTCCCGGCGCTGCCGCAGAGCGCTCTCGGCATCATCTTTGCGAGCATTCCCTTCGGGCCGGGCTACCTGGTCCTCGGTGTGGTCCTCCACCTGGTCTTCGGGTTCGGGTGCCTGCTCTTCGTCTGGTTTGTCGAGAGGCCGCTGAACAAGGCCTTCCATATCAGCGCGTTCAACTTCATCAACACCTTCATCGAGCACATGACCGATGGTTCGAAGAGCATGGAGGACTTTTTCAAGGAGATCGGGGAGGAGGTCTCTGTCCCGCAGGCGACTCTCGCCTTCAGGCGGGAGGGGAAGAAGGAGATCCTCTTCACGGTCCCGAATGTCCATCCCGGCCCGATGGGCGAGATCGGCGGCAGCATGCTGACCCGGTCGATCCACGACGCCTTCGAGGAGGAGGTGCTCACGGCCCACGGGTGTTCGACCCATGACTTCAACCTGGTCTCCGAGTCCGAGGCGGAGAAGATCATCTCGGCGATGCGTCAGTCCCTCGACGGGGCCAGGTATGCGTCCTTCGCCGGGCGGTCGTATCGTACGGGCAGCGGTTCCGTGGAGGTTCTCTGCCAGCCCCTCGGCGACGCTCTCCTGATGGTCTCGACGCGCTGGCCGCAGAAGACCGAGGACCTGGACTTTGCGATCGGGATGACGGTGATGGCCGAGGCCCACTGCCACTTCGCGCACTGCGCCTTTGTTGATGCCCACAACTGCATGGCAGAGGTGGCGTCCCCTGTCCATCTCGGGTCGGCGGTCGGAAACGATTACCTCGCCGCGGCCGGGAAGGGGATCACGGAGGCGGCGGGCAGGGCCGTCCACTCCTTCAGGGCAGGTGTGGGGCGGGTCGTCCTTCCGTTCACGCGCGAGCAGGGGATCGGCGACATCGGCGTCCAGGCCCTGGTCGTCGAGTGTGCCGGGCAGAAGACGGCATATATCCTCTTCGACGGGAACAATACGGTCGAGGCCCTCCGCCCGGCGGTCTTCGAGGCGGTGCGGGGTCTTGTGGACGAGTGCGAGGTGATGACCTCGGACTCGCACAGCGTGAACACGATCAGCGGCAAGAACCCGGTCGGCCTCCGTGTCCCGCCGGAGACGCTCGCGCCCTATGCGGCCGAGGCGGTGCGGGCGGCGGTCGACGACCTGGCGGAGGCGAAGGTGGCGGCGGCCACGGGGTGGTGCCAGGACGTGCTGGTCTTCGGGTCGAACCGTATCTCGGAACTTGCGAGCACGGTGAACGCGATGCTCATCTTCATACCGCCCCTCTCCCTTGCGGTGCTGCTGGTGGCGTTTTTGCTGTCGGTGCTCGCGTATGTGGTGATCGGGTAG
- a CDS encoding carbohydrate kinase family protein, translated as MISVVGHTAIDHICRVPRFPEKHTSTYTLDHHIFFGGGAANIAAGIATLGERCTLVSAVGSDFPGSAYERRMEELGIERRFFFVPDRPTATAFMFNDLAGDQITYFDWGASAVFAEADAPVLEFVHMATADPSFNVRVAEKSEFASFDPGQDILKYSREQFETILDNINILFANRHEAATMAEVLGTSVSDLAQRVEIAVITMDAEGCMLCVRGEKQMVPAIRVKMADPTGAGDAFRAGFLSAYQRGYAPLRCCTIGTTAASFVVEQVGCQTNLPTWERMAGRHAQYFGPIEKEA; from the coding sequence ATGATCAGCGTCGTCGGCCATACAGCAATCGACCACATCTGCAGGGTACCCCGTTTTCCCGAGAAACACACCTCCACCTACACCCTTGACCACCATATCTTCTTTGGCGGCGGGGCGGCAAACATCGCGGCAGGCATCGCCACTCTCGGCGAGCGGTGCACCCTGGTGAGCGCGGTCGGGTCTGATTTTCCGGGAAGCGCGTACGAGAGGCGGATGGAAGAACTCGGTATTGAACGCCGGTTCTTCTTTGTCCCTGACCGGCCGACGGCGACAGCCTTCATGTTCAACGACCTTGCCGGCGACCAGATCACCTACTTCGATTGGGGGGCTTCGGCGGTCTTTGCGGAGGCCGATGCCCCGGTACTTGAGTTCGTGCATATGGCGACGGCCGACCCGTCTTTCAATGTCAGGGTCGCGGAGAAGAGCGAGTTTGCGTCCTTCGACCCGGGTCAGGACATCCTGAAGTACTCGCGGGAGCAGTTCGAGACAATCCTCGACAATATCAACATCCTCTTTGCGAACAGGCACGAGGCGGCGACGATGGCCGAGGTGCTCGGGACAAGCGTCTCCGACCTGGCACAGAGGGTGGAGATCGCCGTCATCACGATGGACGCCGAGGGGTGCATGCTCTGCGTCCGCGGCGAAAAGCAGATGGTCCCCGCGATCCGGGTGAAGATGGCCGACCCCACAGGGGCCGGCGACGCCTTCAGGGCTGGTTTCCTCTCCGCGTACCAGCGGGGGTACGCACCCCTCCGCTGCTGCACGATCGGGACGACGGCAGCGTCGTTCGTCGTCGAGCAGGTCGGGTGCCAGACCAATCTCCCGACCTGGGAGAGGATGGCCGGGCGGCACGCGCAGTATTTCGGACCCATCGAAAAGGAGGCATAA
- a CDS encoding DUF555 domain-containing protein, producing the protein MTDYCVTLESAWVVKDVKSLDDAIGIAISEAGKRLNPSAKFVEVEAGSIQCPFCEEDLNCALVVANTALVGLTLEMKVFNAESTEHATRIAKSVIGRALGTVPLKVTDVQES; encoded by the coding sequence ATGACCGATTATTGCGTTACACTTGAATCTGCATGGGTCGTCAAGGACGTCAAGTCCCTTGACGACGCCATCGGCATAGCGATCAGCGAGGCAGGGAAGCGTCTCAACCCCTCGGCAAAGTTTGTCGAGGTCGAAGCAGGATCGATCCAGTGCCCGTTCTGCGAAGAAGACCTGAACTGCGCGCTTGTCGTGGCCAACACGGCCCTTGTGGGCCTTACCCTTGAAATGAAGGTCTTCAACGCCGAGTCCACCGAACACGCAACACGGATTGCGAAGTCGGTCATCGGCAGGGCACTGGGTACGGTGCCGCTCAAAGTGACGGATGTGCAGGAGTCATGA
- the gatE gene encoding Glu-tRNA(Gln) amidotransferase subunit GatE, whose protein sequence is MDFKALGLKAGIEIHQQLDTAEKLFCHCPTTLQKTEEHTGELFRYLHATVSEMGEIDRAAAEEMMDRRQFHYLTYPTTCLVENDEEPPAPMNREALGIALQVAKTFAMHPVEQVHTMRKLVIDGSNTSGFQRTALVAVGGVLPNGGEVETICLEEEAAQRVEGDTFSLDRLGIPLVEITTSPCMYTPEDVQTTAEYIGMVLRSTGMVKRGLGTIRQDINVSIRDGARVEIKGVQELDLIAEVVRREAQRQTNLLAIRDELRARQASVGEETYDVTPLFAGTQSSILKKAKMIRAFVLPGFAGLVGREIQPGRRLGSEISDYVKKCGLGGLFHTDELPAYGVTAEEVARLREHLGAADEDAVILVSGSKEKTACGVKQAQHRARLAFEGIPEETRKMLEEGSTAYMRPLPGAARMYPETDVFPVAITDALWEEVRVPELLSDLARRFESDLGLDPAVAHQVAYAESLPLFRAAIDAGIRPNLAARTILATLKELARDGIAVEKITDDDVLAVLLAVEREGVAKEAIPEIFTEIAAGTATAQAIESHAGGISDAELTAIARKIVAERMEFVREKGMRALGPLMGLVMDEARGKVDGKKVSEVLRSEISRVI, encoded by the coding sequence ATGGATTTTAAAGCCCTCGGCCTCAAGGCCGGCATCGAGATCCACCAGCAACTCGACACCGCGGAGAAACTCTTCTGCCACTGCCCGACGACTCTCCAGAAGACCGAGGAGCACACAGGCGAACTCTTCCGGTACCTCCACGCCACCGTCTCCGAGATGGGCGAGATCGACCGCGCGGCGGCCGAGGAGATGATGGACAGGCGGCAGTTCCACTACCTCACCTACCCGACCACCTGCCTCGTGGAGAACGACGAGGAACCGCCCGCGCCGATGAACAGGGAGGCCCTCGGCATCGCCCTCCAGGTGGCGAAGACCTTCGCCATGCACCCTGTCGAGCAGGTGCACACCATGCGCAAACTCGTCATCGACGGCTCGAACACGAGCGGCTTCCAGAGGACGGCCCTCGTCGCCGTGGGCGGCGTCCTGCCGAACGGCGGCGAAGTCGAGACGATCTGCCTGGAGGAGGAGGCGGCCCAGCGCGTCGAAGGGGACACCTTCTCCCTCGACCGCCTCGGCATCCCCCTCGTCGAGATCACCACCTCCCCCTGCATGTACACCCCCGAGGACGTGCAGACGACGGCCGAGTACATCGGCATGGTCCTCCGCTCCACCGGCATGGTGAAGAGGGGCCTTGGCACCATCAGGCAGGACATCAATGTCTCGATCAGGGACGGGGCGCGGGTCGAGATCAAGGGCGTGCAGGAACTCGACCTCATCGCCGAGGTCGTCCGCCGCGAGGCGCAGAGACAGACGAACCTGCTCGCGATCCGCGACGAACTCCGCGCCCGCCAGGCCTCGGTCGGCGAGGAGACCTATGACGTCACCCCCCTCTTTGCCGGGACACAGTCCTCGATCCTGAAGAAGGCGAAGATGATCAGGGCGTTCGTCCTCCCCGGCTTCGCGGGCCTGGTCGGCCGGGAGATCCAGCCCGGCAGGAGGCTCGGTTCCGAGATCTCGGACTACGTGAAGAAGTGCGGTCTCGGCGGCCTCTTCCACACCGACGAACTCCCGGCCTACGGCGTGACCGCGGAGGAGGTGGCCCGCCTGCGCGAGCACCTCGGCGCCGCCGACGAGGATGCGGTCATCCTGGTCTCGGGCTCGAAGGAGAAGACCGCATGCGGCGTGAAGCAGGCGCAGCACCGCGCCCGCCTCGCCTTCGAGGGCATCCCCGAGGAGACGAGGAAGATGCTCGAAGAAGGGAGCACGGCGTACATGCGGCCCCTGCCCGGCGCCGCACGGATGTACCCGGAGACCGACGTCTTCCCTGTGGCGATCACCGACGCCCTCTGGGAGGAGGTCAGGGTGCCCGAACTCCTCTCCGATCTGGCACGGCGCTTCGAGAGCGACCTCGGCCTCGACCCGGCCGTCGCCCATCAGGTCGCCTACGCGGAAAGCCTGCCCCTCTTCAGGGCGGCGATCGACGCCGGCATCAGGCCGAACCTGGCCGCACGGACGATCCTGGCCACCCTCAAGGAACTGGCGCGTGACGGCATCGCCGTCGAAAAGATCACGGACGACGACGTGCTCGCTGTCCTCCTCGCCGTGGAGAGGGAAGGGGTCGCCAAGGAGGCGATCCCCGAGATCTTCACCGAGATCGCAGCCGGAACAGCCACGGCACAGGCTATCGAGAGCCACGCCGGCGGCATCTCCGACGCAGAACTCACCGCGATCGCCAGGAAGATCGTCGCGGAGAGAATGGAATTCGTCAGGGAGAAGGGCATGCGTGCCCTCGGCCCGTTGATGGGACTTGTCATGGACGAGGCCCGCGGCAAAGTCGACGGAAAGAAGGTGAGTGAGGTGCTCAGGTCCGAGATTTCGCGGGTGATCTGA
- a CDS encoding DUF2085 domain-containing protein — protein sequence MKLSSVLSFRNIISAFFLIFLTFLVLQFIAPILIGANTFQNEMIFIQSNGLGIKSIPASIASNIYTIGGVFCHQKPSRSFKIWGNYLPLCARCLGILIGMTVIFGYSLVVQSHGKFFEALNIFLPRSFRKLQYSWILISLIGIGLILPMVFDGFVQLLTVYESTNIKRVITGLLFGAAEGGFVVGMVSHLCFSMKMRL from the coding sequence ATGAAACTCAGTTCTGTTCTATCTTTCAGAAATATAATATCTGCATTTTTTTTAATTTTTCTGACATTCTTAGTTCTGCAGTTCATCGCTCCCATTCTCATTGGTGCCAATACTTTTCAAAATGAGATGATTTTTATTCAATCAAATGGTCTTGGGATTAAAAGTATTCCTGCCAGTATTGCGTCCAATATCTACACAATTGGGGGAGTCTTTTGTCACCAAAAACCAAGCAGATCGTTTAAAATATGGGGGAATTATCTTCCTCTCTGTGCACGTTGCTTGGGTATTTTAATCGGGATGACAGTAATATTCGGTTACTCATTAGTGGTTCAGTCTCATGGTAAATTTTTTGAGGCATTGAATATATTTTTACCTCGTTCTTTCAGAAAACTGCAATATTCGTGGATCTTAATCTCTTTAATTGGTATTGGATTAATACTACCGATGGTTTTTGATGGCTTTGTACAGTTGCTTACGGTTTATGAGAGCACAAATATCAAACGGGTCATCACAGGTTTACTCTTCGGAGCAGCAGAAGGTGGATTCGTCGTGGGTATGGTATCACACCTTTGCTTTAGCATGAAAATGCGATTATAA
- a CDS encoding diphthine--ammonia ligase: protein MAWAALTSGGKDSVLAVQKAIDAGLEVTTLVTVRPANPHSYMFHSANLDAVRVMAEVAGMEYYEIASAGKKEEETLEMEEGLANLDIEGLITGAVASTYQRSRLEAIAGRLGVRLYAPLWHMDYAALLREVAARLDAIIVVCAAEGLTEEFLGTHIDGATVDRLLALEERYRINPAGEGGEYETLTLNAPFFSRPLTYASGERRSEAGRHELILKGFA, encoded by the coding sequence TTGGCATGGGCAGCGCTGACATCAGGGGGAAAGGACTCGGTCCTTGCGGTCCAGAAGGCGATCGACGCCGGCCTTGAGGTGACGACTCTGGTGACTGTCAGGCCGGCGAACCCTCACTCGTACATGTTCCACTCGGCAAACCTCGACGCCGTCCGCGTGATGGCAGAGGTGGCGGGCATGGAGTACTACGAGATTGCATCGGCCGGAAAAAAAGAGGAAGAGACTCTTGAAATGGAAGAGGGTCTTGCAAACCTCGATATCGAGGGCCTGATCACCGGCGCGGTCGCCTCGACGTACCAGCGTTCCCGCCTGGAGGCGATCGCGGGGCGCCTTGGTGTCCGTCTCTATGCTCCCCTCTGGCACATGGACTATGCCGCTCTCCTCCGCGAGGTGGCGGCACGCCTCGACGCCATCATCGTGGTCTGCGCCGCCGAAGGGCTCACCGAGGAGTTCCTCGGCACGCACATCGACGGAGCGACGGTGGACCGCCTCCTCGCCCTTGAAGAACGTTACCGTATCAATCCCGCGGGGGAGGGAGGTGAATACGAGACCCTCACCCTCAATGCACCGTTCTTCTCCCGCCCGCTCACCTACGCCTCGGGCGAACGGAGGTCGGAGGCAGGGCGGCACGAACTGATCCTCAAGGGATTTGCATGA
- a CDS encoding DUF5350 family protein produces MGKTGTTTWAQVKNVAGKIRLVRAQEATFKKPGPNQRFKAAAALRKIVAQAERQQGRGRGGPRRGGRGGARGQPKVADPKIRRRMARAKVSALGVKQKSR; encoded by the coding sequence ATGGGAAAAACAGGAACCACCACCTGGGCACAGGTGAAGAATGTCGCAGGCAAGATCCGCCTGGTCAGAGCACAAGAGGCGACTTTCAAGAAGCCGGGACCGAACCAGCGCTTTAAGGCGGCAGCAGCACTCAGAAAGATCGTCGCTCAGGCAGAACGCCAGCAGGGACGCGGCCGGGGAGGCCCGCGTCGCGGCGGCAGGGGCGGTGCCCGTGGACAGCCGAAAGTTGCCGACCCCAAGATCCGCAGGCGCATGGCGCGTGCAAAGGTCTCGGCACTGGGCGTGAAGCAGAAGTCGAGATAA
- a CDS encoding nitroreductase family protein produces MDSSEFLAFLESRQSVREYGDEPVTEEEISSILKAASAAPSAGNREAWDVIVVRSEDQREALAEAAFGQEHIEKAPVIFVICANYVRSMSRYGERGILYALEDATIACTFMMLAAHALRLQSCWTGAFDDDAVREVLNMPAHIRPISLLAVGKGAVPAARTERMPVGEHVHTETW; encoded by the coding sequence ATGGACTCCTCTGAATTCCTCGCATTCCTTGAGTCCCGCCAGTCGGTGAGGGAGTACGGGGACGAACCCGTCACCGAAGAGGAGATATCCTCAATCCTGAAGGCCGCGTCAGCGGCGCCGAGCGCCGGGAACAGGGAGGCATGGGACGTCATCGTCGTCAGGTCCGAGGACCAGCGCGAAGCCCTTGCCGAAGCGGCATTCGGCCAGGAGCATATCGAAAAAGCGCCGGTCATTTTTGTGATCTGCGCCAACTATGTCAGATCGATGTCCCGCTACGGGGAGCGGGGCATTCTTTATGCTCTTGAGGACGCAACCATTGCCTGTACATTCATGATGCTCGCGGCGCACGCCCTCCGCCTTCAGTCCTGCTGGACCGGGGCGTTTGATGACGATGCGGTGCGGGAAGTGCTGAACATGCCGGCCCATATCCGCCCCATCTCGCTCCTTGCGGTCGGGAAGGGTGCAGTCCCTGCCGCACGGACAGAAAGGATGCCGGTCGGCGAGCACGTGCACACAGAGACCTGGTAA
- the gatD gene encoding Glu-tRNA(Gln) amidotransferase subunit GatD: MSETFATGDLVAASCRGHPVEGTYITDRDGMAVLKMKSGYNIGVDRAGCTLVKAAGAPATPAAPVVTQDDSLPALAIISTGGTIASRIDYRTGAVTSQFTADDILRAIPGLSSLARYRSEVLATILSENMTPRIWQDLARAIHAAVKDGAEGVIVTHGTDTMAYSASAVSYMLDTPVPVVFVGSQRSADRPSSDNIMNGLCAAAAARSDLGEVAVAMHATTNDDACAIHRATRVRKMHTSRRDAFQSLDMAPLGSVAYPSLAVTLSDEAVRRRETEPVLRDSLEERCGLLYFYPGMAPEMIRAYEGYKGLVIAGTGLGHVSTPCIGALKDLVDAGTTVVMTSQCLNGRVCDRVYDTGRDLLAAGVIEGEDMLPEAALTKMMWVLGNEKDQEKAGKMMTTNLKGEIRRRSDYGF; this comes from the coding sequence ATGAGTGAGACATTCGCGACCGGCGACCTCGTCGCCGCGTCCTGCCGGGGCCACCCGGTGGAAGGGACCTATATCACGGACCGCGACGGCATGGCGGTCCTCAAGATGAAGAGCGGCTACAACATCGGCGTGGACAGGGCGGGCTGCACCCTCGTGAAGGCGGCCGGGGCACCGGCGACACCGGCGGCGCCCGTCGTCACGCAGGACGACTCCCTCCCCGCACTTGCGATCATCTCCACAGGCGGGACGATCGCCTCCAGGATCGACTACCGGACAGGCGCGGTGACCAGCCAGTTCACCGCGGACGACATCCTCCGTGCGATCCCCGGCCTCTCCTCCCTGGCCCGGTACCGCTCGGAGGTGCTCGCCACCATCCTCTCCGAGAACATGACCCCCCGCATCTGGCAGGACCTGGCGCGGGCAATCCACGCGGCGGTCAAGGACGGCGCCGAGGGCGTCATCGTCACACACGGCACGGACACGATGGCCTACTCGGCCTCCGCCGTCTCTTACATGCTCGACACCCCGGTGCCGGTGGTCTTTGTCGGTTCCCAGCGCTCTGCCGACCGCCCGAGCAGCGACAACATCATGAACGGCCTCTGCGCCGCGGCGGCCGCACGGAGCGACCTCGGCGAGGTGGCGGTGGCGATGCACGCCACCACCAACGACGACGCCTGCGCGATCCACAGGGCGACGCGGGTGCGGAAGATGCACACCTCCCGGAGGGACGCCTTCCAGAGCCTGGACATGGCCCCGCTCGGGAGCGTGGCCTACCCGTCCCTCGCCGTCACCCTCTCCGACGAGGCGGTGCGGCGGCGGGAGACCGAACCCGTGCTGAGGGACAGCCTCGAAGAGCGCTGCGGCCTTCTCTACTTCTATCCGGGCATGGCCCCCGAGATGATCCGGGCGTACGAGGGCTACAAGGGCCTCGTCATCGCCGGCACCGGCCTCGGCCATGTCTCCACCCCCTGCATCGGGGCCTTGAAAGACCTCGTCGACGCCGGCACGACCGTCGTCATGACCTCTCAGTGCCTCAACGGCCGGGTCTGCGACCGGGTCTATGACACGGGCCGCGACCTCCTCGCCGCGGGCGTGATCGAGGGCGAGGACATGCTCCCCGAGGCCGCCCTCACCAAGATGATGTGGGTGCTCGGGAACGAAAAAGACCAGGAAAAGGCAGGGAAGATGATGACAACCAACCTGAAAGGCGAGATCAGGAGGAGGTCAGACTATGGATTTTAA
- the argH gene encoding argininosuccinate lyase, with protein sequence MQRDLVRRGRLSDDRPEEVMHFLSSMTADHWIADMDVLVDMAHLLMLRKQGIIDREAAHALMGALLGFYRDGIPAEAYDERFEDIHAGKEAMLIARVGEEFGGRLHMARSRNDEVATCIRMRLRRELVALMEETCTLRGVLLETAGAHLSTIMPGFTHLQHAQPTTLAHHLLAYEQALSRDFARFADAYVRLNECPLGAAAFASTGFPIDREYTASLLGFDRPMGNSMDAVSARDFALEALSACAAMTATTSRLCEEMVIWSTAFVRFVTLADGYSSTSSIMPQKKNPDTAEIMRARTGTVAGALVSALTITKGLPMSYNRDLQELTPHLWRGVEAAEECLVVLAGLIRTATFNTERMAEEAGKGFSTATELADVMVREFGLPFRTAHSIVGRAVKMGALDLPTLEAAAEEVAGLSLRERGLTGMRIAAALDPAVSVAERGAIGGPAPAETGRACTERKEKLAADMALVSSRREAENTAVTRLIAEAERMAEHE encoded by the coding sequence ATGCAACGCGATCTGGTGCGGCGGGGCCGACTCAGTGACGACCGCCCGGAAGAGGTGATGCACTTCCTCTCCTCCATGACGGCCGATCACTGGATCGCCGATATGGACGTGCTGGTGGACATGGCCCACCTTCTGATGCTCAGGAAACAGGGTATCATCGACAGGGAGGCGGCACATGCGCTGATGGGCGCCCTCCTCGGCTTTTACCGGGACGGCATCCCGGCCGAGGCCTATGACGAACGGTTCGAGGACATCCACGCGGGCAAAGAGGCGATGCTCATCGCCCGCGTCGGCGAAGAATTCGGCGGCCGCCTGCACATGGCCAGGTCGCGGAACGACGAAGTGGCGACCTGCATCAGGATGCGCCTGCGCCGGGAACTCGTCGCCCTGATGGAGGAGACCTGCACTCTCCGTGGAGTCCTGCTGGAGACGGCGGGCGCGCACCTCTCCACCATCATGCCGGGCTTCACCCACCTCCAGCATGCCCAGCCGACGACCCTTGCCCACCACCTCCTCGCCTACGAGCAGGCGCTCTCCCGCGACTTCGCCCGTTTCGCCGACGCATATGTGCGGCTGAACGAGTGCCCCCTCGGTGCGGCCGCCTTCGCCTCGACGGGGTTCCCGATCGACAGGGAGTACACGGCAAGCCTCCTCGGTTTCGACCGCCCCATGGGCAACTCCATGGACGCCGTCTCGGCACGGGACTTCGCCCTCGAAGCCCTTTCCGCCTGTGCGGCCATGACCGCGACGACAAGCCGCCTCTGCGAGGAGATGGTCATCTGGAGCACCGCCTTCGTCAGGTTCGTCACCCTCGCCGACGGCTACTCCTCGACGAGTTCGATCATGCCCCAGAAGAAGAACCCGGACACCGCTGAGATCATGCGTGCCAGGACCGGGACGGTGGCGGGGGCGCTCGTCTCGGCCCTCACCATCACGAAGGGCCTGCCGATGAGTTACAACCGCGACCTCCAGGAACTCACCCCCCACCTCTGGCGGGGCGTCGAGGCGGCCGAGGAGTGTCTTGTCGTGCTCGCCGGCCTGATCAGGACGGCCACCTTCAACACCGAGAGGATGGCCGAGGAAGCGGGGAAGGGCTTCTCGACCGCGACCGAACTCGCCGACGTGATGGTGCGGGAGTTCGGCCTCCCCTTCAGGACGGCGCACTCCATCGTCGGCAGGGCCGTGAAGATGGGCGCCCTCGACCTCCCCACCCTGGAGGCGGCGGCAGAGGAGGTTGCAGGCCTCTCCCTCAGGGAGCGCGGCCTCACCGGGATGAGGATCGCGGCGGCCCTCGACCCGGCTGTCTCCGTCGCCGAACGCGGGGCCATCGGCGGCCCGGCGCCGGCGGAGACCGGGCGGGCCTGCACCGAGAGGAAGGAAAAACTTGCGGCCGACATGGCCCTCGTCTCTTCCCGCAGGGAGGCCGAGAATACGGCCGTCACCCGGCTGATTGCAGAAGCAGAGAGGATGGCAGAGCATGAGTGA